The Trypanosoma brucei brucei TREU927 chromosome 2, complete sequence genome has a window encoding:
- a CDS encoding dolichyl-P-Man:Man(7)GlcNAc(2)-PP-dolichylalpha(6)-mannosyltransferase, putative (Functional evidence provided by Dr. Simone Leal, PhD, Laboratory of Molecular Parasitology, The Rockefeller University (September 2003); similar to Dolichyl-P-Man:Man(7)GlcNAc(2)-PP-dolichyl-alpha-1,6- mannosyltransferase (EC 2.4.1.-) (Mannosyltransferase ALG12 homolog). (Swiss-Prot:Q8VDB2) [Mus musculus]), which yields MTVLSFFSFLFLLACVISVEIVCPYTKVEESFGMQAMHDFLLCGKRACFDHLSSPGVVPRTFTGPWFVASLAMLPFLCDVNYVVRFLLEPLKYVVAGDVAWFVRLVEDVGLVGSSEELFALFPMLASNMCRVTLGVVTCCALGYVGCGIDSAAKWEKFKSTSSRVAAARCPVSMRHVSSVFYLLCLSQFHLVFYATRPLPNTYGLIMCTLACGATCRGKYYWAIALLSATSALFRCDVLVLLAPYSLFLLLRGDITLLRGVAAGICSVAAVVIFSIGMDSYLWGRLVWPEAVVLLFNTAENQSWRWGRLPVYWYVLVALPRSLLFLYPLWLTLVCMGWGNIYFALHRLSGAGRREGTTSEEPSPAAAHCALWVFLDTSERYADLLVPSSLFIVLYSLLPHKEVRFLMIVFPWLLVPLAAAGTRLWDECFARPLSSCTLEVTKGKGIVQGRATLVKWRNEGANLRSRGDGKGGFNVRPRWFLACLTRRSVIASLIVLLYTVQLATVLLSVYLSADNYPGSEALRRLHHAVEKDVRNSSSCLSRRLTTRTNRSNSISVFIDAYAAMTGISRFQKVHKIQRRNPTNSTFATAGASQQVSDRFVKLLTFPFRALMSVGRSIVVGDTGLHDEELFGTGNVPSPAVVSGGDSSRTEVSDAFSLSILLQRRGLEMQYIKEEIRFDETNDLYNSEGIDYVISRYSQRELHRKHGEYNEIAVVHESNRLHMLKLRLMQLFWLRKRHEVADQADPEGKPFLIALGPRC from the coding sequence ATGACTGTTTTATcgttttttagttttttatttttgttggctTGTGTCATTTCTGTTGAAATAGTTTGCCCTTATACGAAAGTGGAGGAGAGCTTCGGTATGCAGGCGATGCAtgattttttgctttgtggTAAAAGAGCATGTTTTGACCATTTAAGCTCGCCTGGGGTGGTTCCTCGAACGTTTACTGGACCTTGGTTTGTTGCGTCGTTGGCGATGTTGCCGTTTCTCTGTGATGTGAATTATGTCGTAAGGTTCCTATTGGAACCATTGAAGTATGTTGTTGCGGGAGATGTTGCATGGTTTGTTCGACTGGTGGAGGATGTTGGTCTTGTGGGTTCTTCTGAGGAGTTGTTTGCGTTGTTTCCAATGCTTGCTTCTAACATGTGTCGGGTGACCTTGGGCGTCGTCACCTGCTGTGCTCTCGGTTATGTTGGTTGTGGTATTGACAGCGCTGCGAAATGGGAAAAATTCAAGAGCACATCTTCACGTGTTGCCGCAGCCAGGTGCCCTGTCAGTATGCGGCATGTTTCGAGTGTGTTTTACTTGTTGTGCCTGTCGCAATTTCATTTGGTATTTTATGCAACGCGGCCGTTGCCCAACACGTACGGACTTATAATGTGTACTCTAGCATGTGGTGCTACTTGCCGTGGCAAATACTATTGGGCAATTGCACTGCTCAGCGCTACCTCAGCGTTGTTTCGATGTGATGTTCTGGTCTTGCTGGCACCTTACTCTTTATTCTTGTTGTTGAGAGGTGACATCACGTTGCTGCGTGGCGTCGCGGCGGGCATCTGTTCGGTGGCTGCTGTCGTTATCTTCAGTATTGGGATGGATAGCTACTTGTGGGGGAGGTTGGTGTGGCCGGAAGCCGTGGTTCTCCTGTTTAACACCGCAGAGAATCAATCGTGGAGGTGGGGAAGGCTGCCCGTATATTGGTACGTGCTGGTGGCACTGCCGCGCAGCTTGCTCTTTCTGTATCCATTGTGGCTTACTTTAGTGTGCATGGGGTGGGGGAACATATATTTTGCATTGCATAGGTTGTCGGGCGCGGgcagaagagaaggaacaaCTAGTGAAGAACCATCACCTGCTGCAGCCCACTGTGCGCTTTGGGTGTTTCTGGACACCAGCGAGCGGTACGCTGACTTATTGGTACCGTCAAGTCTCTTCATCGTATTGTACAGTTTGCTTCCCCACAAGGAAGTTCGGTTTTTGATGATTGTGTTTCCCTGGTTGCTGGTGCCCCTAGCGGCGGCTGGTACACGCCTATGGGACGAGTGTTTCGCGCGGCCACTGTCATCTTGCACATTGGAGgtgacaaaaggaaagggaattgTACAGGGGCGTGCTACGCTAGTAAAGTGGAGGAATGAGGGTGCAAACCTGCGCAGCAGAGGAGATGGGAAGGGTGGTTTTAATGTCAGGCCGAGGTGGTTTCTTGCTTGCTTAACCCGGCGCTCTGTCATCGCATCTTTGATAGTCCTCTTGTACACTGTGCAGCTCGCGACCGTTTTGCTTTCTGTGTACTTGAGCGCTGATAATTACCCGGGGTCCGAGGCTCTACGACGTCTTCACCACGCTGTAGAAAAAGATGTTAGGAACTCGTCCTCGTGCCTAAGTCGGCGCCTAACCACAAGAACGAACAGGAGCAACTCTATTTCTGTCTTCATTGACGCCTATGCAGCAATGACTGGAATCAGCCGCTTCCAGAAGGTGCATAAAATACAGAGGCGGAACCCCACAAATAGCACATTTGCAACCGCTGGCGCTTCACAGCAGGTGTCGGATCGCTTTGTTAAACTTTTGACATTTCCTTTCCGCGCGCTAATGAGTGTCGGACGATCAATAGTTGTTGGCGACACTGGGCTTCATGATGAAGAATTGTTTGGGACGGGCAATGTGCCATCCCCCGCTGTTGTTAGTGGTGGCGATAGCAGCCGCACAGAGGTATCAGATGCCTTCAGTCTTTCGATATTGCTTCAGAGACGCGGGCTGGAGATGCAATACATTAAGGAAGAAATACGATTTGACGAAACTAATGACTTGTACAACTCTGAAGGCATAGATTACGTGATTTCGCGGTACTCGCAGCGGGAGCTTCACCGCAAGCACGGGGAGTACAATGAAATCGCAGTCGTGCATGAGTCCAATAGACTGCATATGCTCAAATTGCGGCTTATGCAGTTGTTTTGGTTGCGGAAACGACATGAGGTTGCGGACCAGGCGGACCCGGAGGGAAAACCTTTCCTTATTGCCCTTGGTCCACGATGTTGA
- a CDS encoding RNA-binding protein, putative (identical to GB:AAQ15929.1: RNA-binding protein, putative {Trypanosoma brucei}), which translates to MQQYTLRVAGLADGTADDAVREFFTRFGEVTECSVAGTEATVSYKNQDDYAEALRMDGCEFDVGVTLKVEAVEKTTEDVPQADGAGAGSAEDAAGEVSNGANRDGLSDTGNTEESNKQKRFRDDYKVAVRHLPDDATEQQLRNMFQSAGTILDFFLEPRRRYAFVGFDSREAVEAALKMTGTELNGTIINVELKRTVSRESQLEMKVVVKNLPPDVTENSIRNFFAAVGEPVDIFIHERKMFAFVGFADESACAAAIQMDGTEMDGHRVQIERRQRQRCFKCNKEGHVATQCRGEPTCRTCGRPGHMARDCRMQPGSYDRNRGGNMGAMGRMGHAPPGGYYMGPMGGDRRGDVGRRPPYNDRRVGGEYDRRRPRSRSRSPSYERRHRRRSRSRSRSRTRSRSPKRFTRERERGRDRSRSPSRRRYPREGERPRVRDDRVRD; encoded by the coding sequence ATGCAACAATATACCCTTCGGGTGGCTGGACTTGCCGACGGAACCGCCGACGACGCGGTTCGTGAATTTTTTACCCGCTTTGGTGAAGTGACGGAATGCAGCGTCGCTGGGACGGAGGCGACAGTTTCCTACAAGAACCAAGACGATTACGCGGAAGCTCTAAGAATGGATGGTTGTGAATTCGATGTTGGAGTAACACTGAAAGTGGAGGCCGTGGAAAAGACGACGGAGGATGTTCCGCAGGCAGACGGCGCGGGGGCGGGTTCTGCTGAGGATGCCGCGGGAGAGGTCTCCAATGGGGCAAATCGTGATGGCCTGTCGGATACGGGAAATACAGAGGAAAGCAATAAGCAGAAACGCTTTCGTGACGACTACAAGGTTGCTGTACGTCACCTTCCTGATGACGCAACGGAACAGCAACTACGGAATATGTTTCAAAGCGCAGGTACTATTTTGGATTTCTTTCTGGAACCCCGTCGTCGCTACGCCTTTGTTGGGTTTGACAGCCGCGAAGCTGTTGAAGCTGCTCTAAAAATGACCGGCACAGAACTCAACGGCACCATCATTAATGTCGAGCTCAAGCGGACAGTGAGTCGGGAGAGTCAACTGGAGATGAAGGTCGTCGTCAAGAACCTTCCACCAGATGTAACAGAGAACTCTATTCGCAATTTTTTCGCGGCAGTTGGCGAGCCGGTGGATATTTTTATTCATGAAAGGAAGATGTTCGCCTTTGTTGGTTTCGCAGACGAAAGTGCCTGTGCGGCTGCCATTCAGATGGACGGTACGGAGATGGATGGGCACCGTGTGCAGATTGAGAGGCGTCAGCGACAACGGTGCTTCAAATGTAATAAAGAGGGTCACGTTGCCACTCAGTGCCGTGGTGAGCCAACCTGCCGCACCTGCGGTCGTCCGGGTCACATGGCGAGGGATTGTCGCATGCAGCCCGGCTCGTACGACCGCAACCGTGGGGGTAATATGGGCGCAATGGGACGTATGGGACATGCACCTCCTGGTGGTTATTACATGGGTCCTATGGGTGGTGACAGACGAGGGGATGTTGGCAGAAGGCCTCCTTACAATGACCGTCGTGTGGGTGGTGAATACGACAGGAGGCGGCCCCGTTCCCGGTCCCGCTCACCCTCGTACGAACGCCGGCACCGACgccgcagccgcagccgCAGTCGCAGTCGAACTCGCAGTCGCAGTCCCAAGCGATTCACACGGGAGCGGGAACGGGGCCGTGACCGAAGTCGCAGTCCATCACGCCGAAGGTACCCGCGTGAGGGGGAGCGGCCCCGCGTGCGTGACGACCGCGTAAGGGACTGA
- a CDS encoding ribosomal protein L11, putative yields MLRACGVLQLRARPKTVCVEPGSNRLPEALVVEKARDIFGRPEFPGKRVLHNWRFFIKAGKAATGPPVGQEFSKLGLKAMDFAKVFNDRTKPHFKEDVELIVRIQVYFDKSYLFTIEPPPTAWFILRALRKKRRETGPVPLRGHYCALMTLEMAYEIAKMKPLCWGRPEYPLLETRVRRVVGQARRMGVCFIGVDTPYSSPVKDMTEQQYTEECERYRRIHMEQYTTLRQRELEEAPLIERLHRPNMSPLTDEQIEEGLRDPCLLDTLWRASHPLSPYHRDLRERELARRYLNARGWVKDMTPEEMRIVFMNYRLPEGEKRKQMDEAAMSGEVYWTRDGAQL; encoded by the coding sequence ATGCTCCGCGCGTGTGGCGTCCTTCAACTAAGGGCACGGCCCAAGACGGTGTGTGTAGAACCTGGTTCAAACCGACTGCCTGAAGCTTTGGTGGTTGAGAAGGCGAGGGATATATTTGGGCGACCTGAATTTCCTGGGAAGCGTGTATTGCACAACTGGCGTTTCTTTATTAAGGCTGGGAAGGCGGCGACGGGTCCTCCCGTGGGACAAGAGTTTTCGAAACTTGGGCTGAAGGCGATGGATTTTGCGAAGGTGTTCAATGACCGGACGAAGCCACACTTCAAGGAAGATGTCGAGCTGATTGTTCGCATCCAAGTGTACTTTGACAAATCGTATCTTTTTACAATTGAACCGCCACCTACTGCGTGGTTCATTCTGCGTGCACTTCGGAAGAAGCGGCGGGAGACGGGACCTGTGCCGCTGCGAGGGCACTACTGTGCTCTGATGACATTGGAGATGGCATACGAAATAGCGAAAATGAAACCGTTGTGTTGGGGACGTCCAGAGTACCCGTTACTGGAGACCCGTGTACGACGCGTTGTTGGGCAAGCCAGGCGGATGggtgtttgtttcattgGCGTAGATACACCTTACAGTTCCCCCGTGAAAGATATGACTGAGCAGCAGTACACGGAGGAATGCGAAAGGTACAGGCGTATACACATGGAACAATATACTACGTTGAGGCAGCGTGAACTTGAAGAGGCACCACTGATTGAGCGGTTGCACCGGCCCAATATGTCACCACTGACGGATGAACAGATTGAGGAGGGTTTGCGTGACCCCTGTTTACTGGATACCCTGTGGAGAGCGAGCCACCCACTGAGCCCTTATCATCGTGATTTGAGGGAGCGGGAACTTGCTCGACGTTACTTGAATGCACGAGGTTGGGTGAAGGACATGACGCCAGAGGAGATGCGTATTGTTTTTATGAATTACCGACTCCCTGAAGGTGAGAAGCGGAAGCAGATGGACGAGGCTGCAATGAGTGGGGAGGTGTACTGGACGCGTGATGGGGCGCAGCTGTGA